The nucleotide window ATTAAGACCTTGACAATAGCCTTTCGAATCTGCTTAGTCTTCACACTATAGATGATGGGGTTGAGCACGGGAGGGATGAGAAGGAAGACATTGGCCATGATGGTGTGGACAAATGGAGGTGCTGAATGGCCATAGCGATGGACAAGAGACAAGCTGACAAGGGGGATGTAAAAGATGGCAACAGCACTGATGTGGGATATGCAGGTGTTGAAGGCTTTTTGCCGCCCCTCTGAGGAGGCAATGCTGAGAACAGACCGGATGATCAGTACATAGGAGAGCAAGATGCAAGGACAATCAAATCCTGTTGTGGAGAAAAGTGCAAACAGACCGAGGATGCTGTTGATTCTGTTGTCTGTGCATGAGAGTTGAATGAGGTCAACATGGTAACAGTAAGAATGTGAAAGGACCACTGCACCGCAGAAGGACAGCCTCTTAACAAAGAGCACCACTGGTAACATGACAGCAACGTTCCTTATCAACATGCTCACCCCAATCTGGGTAATTCTGGCATTGGTGAGGATGGTGGTGTATCTCAGTGGATTACAGATGGCTACAAAACGATCAAAGGCCATGGCCAGCAGAACCCCAGACTCCATGAAAGTAAATCCATGGAGAAAGAACATCTGGGCAATGCAGGCACTTAAGGTGATTTCTCGAGCTTCAAACCAGAAGACACCAAGAGTAGTAGAAAGTGTGCACAGGGATAAGCTCAGGTCTGTGGCTGAAAGCATAGAGAGGAAATAATACATTGGTTCATGGAGATTCTGCTCACGGAAGACCACAAATAGGATCATGCTGTTCCCAGAGAGGGCGATGACATACAGGAGACAAAAAGGGATGGAGATCCAAACCTGGGCTGCTCTCAGGCCTGGGATACCCGTCAGGAAGAAGGTCAGAGGTTGAGCATTGGTATTATTGAGGACCAACATAATGAGGGACTGAGTGAGAGGACAGGAATATTTGAATAATTGAACAtaacacataataaatatatagctATTACTTAGAACATTTTTCTGGCACTCTCACATTCACTGAATTACTACTGCTGATTATTTAAGAACTTTAGTTTTCCTGAGCTTTCTAGTACTGGATGCTTCTCCCCATGACTCTCCTCATTTAATGAAAAGAGAGGATTCCCTGAATTATGCcacatcacatttttttaaacctgtaaTACTCTTTGGTGACAACAAACAACGCAATTAAGTCATCCCTGCCTGTAAAAGTTCCCAGAAGAATATTTAAACATGATGAGAAAATTGGTTTCCAGTATTGTTTTTAACTgaaagtatagttaacatatagtcttatattagtttcaagtgtagaatataataataaaatgttttccagtatttttaaataaattactaatCCTGAAATAAAGCACTGAAAAATCAAGTTACATTTGAAATGTGGATATTATTAGTGGATGCTAAAGATATCCCCAAGACATGTATGTTTATAAATGTGATATCAAGATGGTTCAAAGAACCACCCTAACAAAAATAGTTATAACTCCCACTTGTTGAAAGTTCTCTGTTATTgacattttatatgcattatgtaATTTCAACCACATACCAACTCTAGAAGGTAGATAGTATATTTTGCatatgaggaaactaaaactCAAAAATTAATCTCCCAAGGTTATCTTTATAAAGCACCACCTAACTGTTGAGAGATACCATATAAAAcacaaaggaggagaaagagaaaaaaaaagaagaaggaaaagagaaagaaagaaagaaaaagaagaaagaaagaaagaaagaaagaaagaaagaaagaaagaaaaaaag belongs to Canis lupus baileyi chromosome 23, mCanLup2.hap1, whole genome shotgun sequence and includes:
- the LOC140615542 gene encoding olfactory receptor 51F2 produces the protein MLVLNNTNAQPLTFFLTGIPGLRAAQVWISIPFCLLYVIALSGNSMILFVVFREQNLHEPMYYFLSMLSATDLSLSLCTLSTTLGVFWFEAREITLSACIAQMFFLHGFTFMESGVLLAMAFDRFVAICNPLRYTTILTNARITQIGVSMLIRNVAVMLPVVLFVKRLSFCGAVVLSHSYCYHVDLIQLSCTDNRINSILGLFALFSTTGFDCPCILLSYVLIIRSVLSIASSEGRQKAFNTCISHISAVAIFYIPLVSLSLVHRYGHSAPPFVHTIMANVFLLIPPVLNPIIYSVKTKQIRKAIVKVLIQKQQ